Proteins encoded within one genomic window of Misgurnus anguillicaudatus chromosome 18, ASM2758022v2, whole genome shotgun sequence:
- the cgrrf1 gene encoding cell growth regulator with RING finger domain protein 1 isoform X2, whose amino-acid sequence MAAEFLVMLYEYSPLFYITIISVCFIITVAVVLGWFGFDVPIILRISDETESLIPVPERKMVQVANPFALEIGSTVGKATVTGLSLLAYCLEDCVLCCFWGCEVHALQTALQNHQRGPRLSTTWQFQDALEFSYHHCHSFNYQKDKKEECFTRMPPELGVTDFGMLPRDRYPLVAVLMLTNPETRDNYNIMASVTVLHIPDDKYRISARILFQYLLTAHGNVYDLKPLFMSADISNFSGTAEPSTSKTGVGLQHKPLDETREQSESSMEWPDNQVRDCVVCQNAAINRVMLPCRHACVCDSCVRHFQHCPICRAFVIESFVLSNQPSHDEEDNLTENLNG is encoded by the exons ATGGCTGCTGAGTTTTTAGTGATGTTGTATGAGTATTCTCCTCTGTTTTACATTACAATCATCTCTGTGTGTTTCATAATCACTGTAGCTGTGGTGCTTGGCTG GTTTGGATTTGATGTTCCAATCATTTTACGCATCTCAGATGAAACTGAATCTCTCATACCTGTCCCTGAGAGAAAGATGGTGCAGGTGGCCAATCCATTTGCCTTGGAGATAGGCTCTACAGTTGGTAAAGCTACAGTAACTG GCCTGAGTTTGCTGGCATACTGCCTTGAAGACTGTGTCCTCTGTTGTTTCTGGGGTTGTGAGGTCCATGCTCTCCAGACAGCCCTTCAAAATCACCAGCGTGGGCCTAGACTCAGTACCACATGGCAGTTTCAAGATGCTCTGGAGTTCAGCTACCACCACTGTCATAGCTTCAACTATC AGAAAGACAAAAAGGAGGAATGCTTTACCCGAATGCCACCAGAACTCGGAGTGACTGATTTTGGGATGCTGCCCAGGGATCGTTACCCCCTGGTAGCTGTCTTAATGCTCACCAATCCAGAAACCAGGGACAACTACAACATT ATGGCTAGCGTGACAGTGCTCCATATCCCTGATGACAAATACAGAATCTCTGCAAGAATCTTGTTTCAGTATCTTCTCACAGCACATGGCAATGTCTACGATTTGAAA CCTCTTTTCATGTCAGCTGACATCAGCAACTTCTCTGGAACAGCCGAACCATCAACTAGCAAAACAGGGGTTGGGCTACAACACAAACCTCTGGATGAAACAAGGGAGCAGTCAGAATCGTCAATGGAGTGGCCAGATAACCAAGTCAGAGATTGCGTGGTGTGTCAGAATGCGGCAATAAACAGAGTGATGTTGCCCTGCCGACATGCATGTGTATGCGACAGCTGTGTGCGCCATTTCcaacattgtccgatctgcagAGCTTTTGTCATAGAATCTTTTGTTCTGTCTAACCAACCATCTCATGATGAGGAAGACAACttaacagaaaatttaaatggcTGA
- the cgrrf1 gene encoding cell growth regulator with RING finger domain protein 1 isoform X4 codes for MVQVANPFALEIGSTVGKATVTEGLSLLAYCLEDCVLCCFWGCEVHALQTALQNHQRGPRLSTTWQFQDALEFSYHHCHSFNYQKDKKEECFTRMPPELGVTDFGMLPRDRYPLVAVLMLTNPETRDNYNIMASVTVLHIPDDKYRISARILFQYLLTAHGNVYDLKPLFMSADISNFSGTAEPSTSKTGVGLQHKPLDETREQSESSMEWPDNQVRDCVVCQNAAINRVMLPCRHACVCDSCVRHFQHCPICRAFVIESFVLSNQPSHDEEDNLTENLNG; via the exons ATGGTGCAGGTGGCCAATCCATTTGCCTTGGAGATAGGCTCTACAGTTGGTAAAGCTACAGTAACTG AAGGCCTGAGTTTGCTGGCATACTGCCTTGAAGACTGTGTCCTCTGTTGTTTCTGGGGTTGTGAGGTCCATGCTCTCCAGACAGCCCTTCAAAATCACCAGCGTGGGCCTAGACTCAGTACCACATGGCAGTTTCAAGATGCTCTGGAGTTCAGCTACCACCACTGTCATAGCTTCAACTATC AGAAAGACAAAAAGGAGGAATGCTTTACCCGAATGCCACCAGAACTCGGAGTGACTGATTTTGGGATGCTGCCCAGGGATCGTTACCCCCTGGTAGCTGTCTTAATGCTCACCAATCCAGAAACCAGGGACAACTACAACATT ATGGCTAGCGTGACAGTGCTCCATATCCCTGATGACAAATACAGAATCTCTGCAAGAATCTTGTTTCAGTATCTTCTCACAGCACATGGCAATGTCTACGATTTGAAA CCTCTTTTCATGTCAGCTGACATCAGCAACTTCTCTGGAACAGCCGAACCATCAACTAGCAAAACAGGGGTTGGGCTACAACACAAACCTCTGGATGAAACAAGGGAGCAGTCAGAATCGTCAATGGAGTGGCCAGATAACCAAGTCAGAGATTGCGTGGTGTGTCAGAATGCGGCAATAAACAGAGTGATGTTGCCCTGCCGACATGCATGTGTATGCGACAGCTGTGTGCGCCATTTCcaacattgtccgatctgcagAGCTTTTGTCATAGAATCTTTTGTTCTGTCTAACCAACCATCTCATGATGAGGAAGACAACttaacagaaaatttaaatggcTGA
- the cgrrf1 gene encoding cell growth regulator with RING finger domain protein 1 isoform X3 codes for MNWFGFDVPIILRISDETESLIPVPERKMVQVANPFALEIGSTVGKATVTEGLSLLAYCLEDCVLCCFWGCEVHALQTALQNHQRGPRLSTTWQFQDALEFSYHHCHSFNYQKDKKEECFTRMPPELGVTDFGMLPRDRYPLVAVLMLTNPETRDNYNIMASVTVLHIPDDKYRISARILFQYLLTAHGNVYDLKPLFMSADISNFSGTAEPSTSKTGVGLQHKPLDETREQSESSMEWPDNQVRDCVVCQNAAINRVMLPCRHACVCDSCVRHFQHCPICRAFVIESFVLSNQPSHDEEDNLTENLNG; via the exons GTTTGGATTTGATGTTCCAATCATTTTACGCATCTCAGATGAAACTGAATCTCTCATACCTGTCCCTGAGAGAAAGATGGTGCAGGTGGCCAATCCATTTGCCTTGGAGATAGGCTCTACAGTTGGTAAAGCTACAGTAACTG AAGGCCTGAGTTTGCTGGCATACTGCCTTGAAGACTGTGTCCTCTGTTGTTTCTGGGGTTGTGAGGTCCATGCTCTCCAGACAGCCCTTCAAAATCACCAGCGTGGGCCTAGACTCAGTACCACATGGCAGTTTCAAGATGCTCTGGAGTTCAGCTACCACCACTGTCATAGCTTCAACTATC AGAAAGACAAAAAGGAGGAATGCTTTACCCGAATGCCACCAGAACTCGGAGTGACTGATTTTGGGATGCTGCCCAGGGATCGTTACCCCCTGGTAGCTGTCTTAATGCTCACCAATCCAGAAACCAGGGACAACTACAACATT ATGGCTAGCGTGACAGTGCTCCATATCCCTGATGACAAATACAGAATCTCTGCAAGAATCTTGTTTCAGTATCTTCTCACAGCACATGGCAATGTCTACGATTTGAAA CCTCTTTTCATGTCAGCTGACATCAGCAACTTCTCTGGAACAGCCGAACCATCAACTAGCAAAACAGGGGTTGGGCTACAACACAAACCTCTGGATGAAACAAGGGAGCAGTCAGAATCGTCAATGGAGTGGCCAGATAACCAAGTCAGAGATTGCGTGGTGTGTCAGAATGCGGCAATAAACAGAGTGATGTTGCCCTGCCGACATGCATGTGTATGCGACAGCTGTGTGCGCCATTTCcaacattgtccgatctgcagAGCTTTTGTCATAGAATCTTTTGTTCTGTCTAACCAACCATCTCATGATGAGGAAGACAACttaacagaaaatttaaatggcTGA
- the cgrrf1 gene encoding cell growth regulator with RING finger domain protein 1 isoform X1 codes for MAAEFLVMLYEYSPLFYITIISVCFIITVAVVLGWFGFDVPIILRISDETESLIPVPERKMVQVANPFALEIGSTVGKATVTEGLSLLAYCLEDCVLCCFWGCEVHALQTALQNHQRGPRLSTTWQFQDALEFSYHHCHSFNYQKDKKEECFTRMPPELGVTDFGMLPRDRYPLVAVLMLTNPETRDNYNIMASVTVLHIPDDKYRISARILFQYLLTAHGNVYDLKPLFMSADISNFSGTAEPSTSKTGVGLQHKPLDETREQSESSMEWPDNQVRDCVVCQNAAINRVMLPCRHACVCDSCVRHFQHCPICRAFVIESFVLSNQPSHDEEDNLTENLNG; via the exons ATGGCTGCTGAGTTTTTAGTGATGTTGTATGAGTATTCTCCTCTGTTTTACATTACAATCATCTCTGTGTGTTTCATAATCACTGTAGCTGTGGTGCTTGGCTG GTTTGGATTTGATGTTCCAATCATTTTACGCATCTCAGATGAAACTGAATCTCTCATACCTGTCCCTGAGAGAAAGATGGTGCAGGTGGCCAATCCATTTGCCTTGGAGATAGGCTCTACAGTTGGTAAAGCTACAGTAACTG AAGGCCTGAGTTTGCTGGCATACTGCCTTGAAGACTGTGTCCTCTGTTGTTTCTGGGGTTGTGAGGTCCATGCTCTCCAGACAGCCCTTCAAAATCACCAGCGTGGGCCTAGACTCAGTACCACATGGCAGTTTCAAGATGCTCTGGAGTTCAGCTACCACCACTGTCATAGCTTCAACTATC AGAAAGACAAAAAGGAGGAATGCTTTACCCGAATGCCACCAGAACTCGGAGTGACTGATTTTGGGATGCTGCCCAGGGATCGTTACCCCCTGGTAGCTGTCTTAATGCTCACCAATCCAGAAACCAGGGACAACTACAACATT ATGGCTAGCGTGACAGTGCTCCATATCCCTGATGACAAATACAGAATCTCTGCAAGAATCTTGTTTCAGTATCTTCTCACAGCACATGGCAATGTCTACGATTTGAAA CCTCTTTTCATGTCAGCTGACATCAGCAACTTCTCTGGAACAGCCGAACCATCAACTAGCAAAACAGGGGTTGGGCTACAACACAAACCTCTGGATGAAACAAGGGAGCAGTCAGAATCGTCAATGGAGTGGCCAGATAACCAAGTCAGAGATTGCGTGGTGTGTCAGAATGCGGCAATAAACAGAGTGATGTTGCCCTGCCGACATGCATGTGTATGCGACAGCTGTGTGCGCCATTTCcaacattgtccgatctgcagAGCTTTTGTCATAGAATCTTTTGTTCTGTCTAACCAACCATCTCATGATGAGGAAGACAACttaacagaaaatttaaatggcTGA